A stretch of Apostichopus japonicus isolate 1M-3 chromosome 9, ASM3797524v1, whole genome shotgun sequence DNA encodes these proteins:
- the LOC139973220 gene encoding uncharacterized protein yields MMAEHDGYRWQNDIKVLFDTIVAMFSKFSNGDENAIAKSRKMKRDMRNAYGGDILYLSAKPDYSDQLRRWTYIYTYLPRHVHLVYAALCTADTPELKESLKKLKEQPIVCCVGGGPNCDALGLCIFLKKVGCKGTLTKEVCVLDEYDDWRHTWADMKQQSPEGDQSWMPETEWVKCDLVKPFTDDSAEKLKKADIITVIKSLSSVAASSEETVKEICDRIMKMMKPNALLLFIDNAKSNAGELLLEARRELNGSSHKLVLHEEVMTANLTSSRRDIYSYEAEALIEYMEDQPVLKAGDNEMILIHRFE; encoded by the exons ATGATGGCGGAACATGATGGCTACCGTTGGCAGAACGATATAAAAGTCTTATTTGATACGATCGTTGCAATGTTTAGCAAGTTTTCAAATGGAGACGAAAACGCAATTGCGAAAAGCCGCAAAATGAAAAGGGACATGAGGAATGCGTACGGGGGAGATATTTTATATCTTTCAGCTAAACCGGATTACTCTGACCAACTAAGGCGATGGACATACATCTACACGTACCTCCCACGACATGTTCACTTAGTGTATGCTGCTCTGTGTACAGCTGACACTCCAGAACTTAAGGAATCCCTCAAGAAGCTGAAAGAACAACCAATCGTCTGTTGTGTCGGTGGAGGTCCAAATTGTGATGCTCTTGGGCTGTGCATATTTCTGAAGAAAGTGGGATGTAAGGGAACCTTGACGAAAGAGGTTTGCGTCCTTGATGAATATGATGACTGGCGTCACACTTGGGCAGATATGAAACAGCAGTCGCCAGAGGGAGACCAGTCTTGGATGCCAGAAACAGAATGGGTCAAGTGTGACCTGGTCAAGCCATTTACCGATGACAGTGCGGAAAAACTCAAGAAGGCGGATATCATCACCGTGATCAAGTCCCTTTCATCCGTAGCAGCATCATCAGAAG AAACTGTTAAAGAGATATGTGATCGAATAATGAAGATGATGAAGCCAAATGCACTCCTACTGTTTATAGATAATGCGAAAAGCAATGCTGGCGAATTACTCCTTGAGGCCAGACGTGAATTAAACGGAAGTAGCCACAAATTAGTTCTTCATGAAGAAGTTATGACAGCTAACTTGACATCATCTAGACGAGACATATACTCATATGAAGCGGAAGCCTTGATTGAATACATGGAAGATCAGCCAGTATTGAAAGCAGGTGACaatgaaatgatattaataCATAGGTTTGAATAG